In Anoplopoma fimbria isolate UVic2021 breed Golden Eagle Sablefish chromosome 7, Afim_UVic_2022, whole genome shotgun sequence, the DNA window GCTTTCTCTCGTCTTCTTTCACACTTTGAATGTGAACGTTTGTGTCTCTGGCCTCCTTTTCCTTTCATGAGGacctaaatgtttttatctacaTTTGGTTGTCCAAGAGTCAAAAAGGTCACAGCTAACAAAATGTGGCATCATGAAGAGATATgagccctttttaaaaaaaaaaaaacatgcctaCAAATAAAAGAAGTCAAACATTATCTGCTAccagcttctaaaatgtgaggatttactgcttttctctgttgttaTTTACTGGAAATGtagggttttggactgtttctgtctgatgaaataaatatgataatgatTCCAACAATGTGATCTAAAAAAGGCATTTTGGCTGCtgaaatgtttgaatgtgattcattgttttttttatttttatatttgtgtggaTTTTGATTAATGCCATACCAACCTTCTCAGGGGTAGAGTTGGTATCTCAGGACCTGTCTAATAAAATAATCTCCCTACTGTTAGTCTATGCATCCTctgttgtctttgtctttgtgtgtgtgtgtgtgcgtgtgtgtgtgtgtgtgtgtgtgtgtgtgtgtgtgtgtgtgtgtgtgtgtgtgtgtgtgtgtgtgtgtgtgtgtgtgtgttaccatcCTGTCTAGCTCTTTGTAACATCAGTTCTGACAAGCACTAAATCATAAtgcaatatattcatataatattaatataattgtaCTGtactcattttttatttgttccaactttattttaaaactttaacgTGCTCTTGATGCTTAAACAATAGTTGTTACTGTTAATATGCTTGAACATATACCTGATTTTTAAAAGAATTCAATGTTTCCTCCCTTAATTAATTATAAGacctgtatgtgtgtacacAGACAAGACAAGGTCTCAGTCATTTGCAAAATAAGACACTTCACCCTGGTATATGCTTATGAAAATGCTCtgttcaaatttaatttaacttaaaagacagatttattGTGAGATTTAGCCACAGAACACAACAGAGAGTAACTTCACTCAACAACCAAACCACAAGTTTCCATTCTCTCTttgaaaaacattcattaatCTAAAAGTGCCAAAACATTGTTTATATGTTCCTAGTGCACttacactaaaaaaaaaaaaaaatcatttaaaatcattttacaacattgtcagttttaatcttttcattACACATGTCGTGTGCGTGGGTTTTAAAGAGGCACAATGTTTCCACTTCTCAGAAATAACACTGACCTGGTTTCAATATGAATTATCTCACCACAACTGACCTACACAGGAAAACCACTGACATTAAGTGCTAAGATGTCTGAGCTTTTCCTGTTTGTCATTCaaagtaacattttatattacagctaatgaaagaaaagaataaaacactaaaaggcTATTTAAGATTTAAGTTATTTGTGTCATTTACTCAATTTTGAGTCAAGTTTTGAGTAAATTCTGGATGgatatgaaatgtcaaatggaAAGATTCCAAACAAACAATTGACGGCTGGACTGAAGACTTGACACCTCATTATGTTTGCATAATGTAAACCACAAACAACCTCCACTTCCTTTTCACAGGCAGCAGCATTTTAAACAAGAATTTTGTTATTTGTAGCCTTAGcagtgaaaaaatgtatttattgtctatctatttacattttcatctaAACAAGATGATAAGTGCAACAAGGGCATGCTTTACTTTCTTTATCAGCAACACTTTAGTCAAAATAAGGTCAGAGGTTCAGATAAAGTAAGGTGGATGTCTTCAGCTTTGAAGAACTCTTGAATTtgaaacataacaaacacatcaaatatCATTTATAGTCAGATAATAAAACTGCTGGTGGTAAAAATGGATCTCTAGGACATCAAGTGGTGCCAGCTCCcaaaaaatgctgaatttattttccatttttaccTGTTTGTAGTTCTATACATCTATTTCCATGATGACATCGttgcttcctcttctctctgccaCCGTCCGAGCTGTTGTGAACAGAAAAAGATTGagtttgtgtgaaaataaacagaaggTTTTTTACTCAGATTAAAGGGAAAATTCACCTGATGTCAAGACAGTGTTGACAGTAAATCTAGTCCATAGAAGCAATAAATACCTTAGTgcgtgctatatatatatatatagcatatatatatattgacccAGAAAACTGCCCAAAAATCTGTTGAGATTGCAAAAAAGTACTGATTATTTTAGCTTGGATTTCTCTGGGTAGCCAGGGGTCGCAGAAAAAGGACTTTGTTGCTCGCTTCACTTGTCTTGCAAACTGCATTGATTTCTAACAGCGAGAATGGCATCCAAAAATACGAGTGCAGTGGATGTTATGGAGGAGTTTTGTCTGGCTCTGGTATTCAGCCATATTTATTCGGGCCAGAGTATACGGCCAAAGAAATGCAGCAGACAGAAAATTCTGGCTCTGAAATGATAcgttatgcagatgacactggAGTGTCTTCAGCTGATTGTTTCTCATGAGTTTTGAGttttaaatcaaagtttttgCAAAATTTTACTCTGAAATCTAGAGAGATTTTGTAGTAAACAACCgtaaaatgttttcaggaaCCAAGCAAGCTAACTGATAGCATAGCTACCTACCGACACTGTTTTGTGGCTATAGCATGATTTAATCCGTTCCCTTGGACACATGCTGGAGGGTGCTTACCTCTGTTCCTGTCTCTGTATATGAGTCCCAGTAGGATGGTGGACAGCAGGTAAGGGGCTCCCACCAACAGGTGACACATCAGTCTGGAGACAGAGAATGAACAGGAAGCTGTGGGTGGAGCTGAAgatgaaggtggaggagaaCCTGTGGAGATAAAATAACTCTTACCCACTGTGATCAAAGACAATGTGAAGAAAAACTGAACCAATAAGTAAAAGAAACTCAGTGTTTTCCTCATTCATAATTAAAGTCATTGATAtcgaaatgttttctttcaattatgaCTTTGCCTCATTGATGTCTTAATGTGAAAACTATGTATCTAGCTAATGTGATCTCATCCCTATTTGTCTTATTTTGCCACTTGGGGAGACACTTTAGCGTTGTATCTTAACACAGAAGGTGCCCACATGATCACAGGAGCAATATACAAAATTCTGAGGATTAATTTACATAGCAAAGTAGTTGCTATGTAAATTAATCCTCATTAATTCTCTGCTCATATGGCCTGAGCAGAGAATAAGGTCACACTCCCTCTGTGTAGGTAGACATCAGAGCCTCTCTTTGCTTTGTTGCGCTGAgaagctatcaaaatgcccccAATCTCAATTCTTGCACCCTTAAAAATGCAATATGTGTCATGTAACCACCTGCTACAAACATATACCTCTACTACTGATCCATACAGTCTAAAATTACAGTCGTCAGTTATTTTAGAAAAGCCAACCACTAATTAACAGCTGCTGAAACTCTGAGAGCCAGTGAAAATAACACTGATCATTTATAATCTTCACGTGTTAAGTCGGCCTATAGTTTATGTtagccatctgtgtgtttgtgccagtaACCGGGACTCTAGGGTCCTCGTAGGTTTTCACCTCCCAGTGGAGTATTTCAAGTTGTTCTTTAAAAAGTGGTTGTAAACAAACGCAGGTATCTGGCCTTTTAATGTTGCCATTATGTTAAAAAACGACTActactacttagttaggtttaggacgGTCTTCTGGTTGAAAGTCTTTTCTGTTGGACTCATCCACCTCCCCTTCCGCCCACCATAGTGGTCTTTTTGGATATTATAAagtacgtcacttgctctgactgttgcttagtcacgTGGATTCATTAAATTTGCTCCCagttgactttccattggcttTATTTTCATGCTAAGCGACACAGACTATTCGTGTCCCtttacacaaaaccaataggtTGCATCtaatgactatttcacaaactggcTTTTAACAGACTTCTTCTCCGTCAAATAGCAACTGTAGACCGTTTATCTCACCTTCAACATTCAGCCAGCTGCTGTATGACTTTCCAAATCCAGGGATGATGCAAATGTAGAGTCCTTCATCAGATTTGGAGGCTCTCTGAATGGTCATCTCTCCTGTGGCGCTGCTGCTGATGAGGCGGTTGTCTTTAAGGAAATTAAACGTGTGGTTTGGGGATCTCATCTCGGCTTGACATCGCAGAGTCACAGCAGCTCCCTCCGACACCGGGAGGGCCGGACTCAACAGGAGAACAGTGCTGTCTTTGGGAAAagaaaactcattttaaagtctttatttccatttctgATATCACCCAAACTTTACTTTGTGGTTCAAAAACAACTCAGAGATGAAATTTTGATAAATGAAATACAGTTGAACATGAAACAGCATCACTTGTTTCCAGAGCGGTAccgatgatggtgatgttgatCCTGTTGCTCCTGATCCCGTCTCCAGACTCACACCAGTACAACCCAGTGTCGGACGGGTAAGTGTTTTGTAAGATGCAGGTGGAGCCTGAGGAGCTGGTGCCCCAGCCGGAGCCGCAGACTCTGACGCCGCCATCCGACGTCTTCCTCTTCACCTTCAGGCCGGTGGAGTTCAAATGGTCCTTGCAGCTCAGAGAGATGGTGTTGTACTTGAAGAACTGAGACCTGTCAGGGACGACCTGAATACAGGctgaggaggggaggagaggaagggaggaaagaaggaagagagtgagaaggaataggaagagagaaagagcggAATGGGGGAGTGAGGGTtagaattagaaaaaaaagcGAATGAGAAACaaattcataaaagaaaaggacagaaagaaatgacaaaagacCCCAATTCATATGAAAatcaggaagtaaaaaaaaaaaagatgaaaggtCAACAAAAAGCGAAGACAGGAGGAAGTAGAGAGAGAGCGCAACAAGAAACAAAAGTGTGACGAGAGTGGTggaaaagtgtgaaaaatgatGCAAGTACGACAAGTATACAAGgagaaaaaagtttgaaaacaaTAATCCAAAACgcaaaaaaggaataaaaatggaaaagaaatgTAAGAACAACAGCAGGacgaaaaataaaaaggttagagagatgaaaaagaggTAGGCAGCAAAAGAGAGATTGAGATAACGATACgagaaaatacacaaatgaaatCAGGGattgtttaaattcaaataGTCAGCAGACTTGATAAAAGAGATTATATTCTACacagtgaaaagaaaagagtttgTACTCACACATCATCAAGCAGAAAGGTGTTAACTGCATCCTGCCTCACCGCAGAGTGacggaaaaaaaagattgcagCACTTCCTCTGTCAGAAAACTCAACCCTCAACTACTCTGACTCTCCGTTAGGCGTCAAAGTAGCTGCTTGTGTGCAACACCTTAAACTATTCTTTACCTCCAAGttgcacaaaaaacaaccttGAATTTAAGCAGTCAAATTAAAGAATTGACTTAACTTAGAACCTGCATTCATGGATTTGGTTGCTGTAAACACAAAACTTGCATACATACCATTTATTTCGATagataatacaaatataataataaaaactacgGAGTTGCAAGTTGACTATAAGTGTGAATTTCTTCCATTGTGTCCACATTTTTGCCACTTTTCCTGGAGAATGAAAATCAAACCAACACTGAAGCAAAGACGACCAGATAAATCTCCAATCTGACCGATTGTAATGTCATTCTTTCAtcaagaaaacaacatattttagaATTAATTTGACCTAATCAAATGTTTGCAAAGCTGACTGCAGGACTGctagattaaataaaatgaaagcataaataaatgtataattcatTCACCAGGGATTAGTCTAGGACGGTTTTGTATTAAATCAACTTGttactgaaatgaaacaaataagtAATTTATTTCATAAGAGAGGTCATTTCATAATGACAGATttcccaaacaaacacaaattcaaattagatatttatttaaatattctatacatacatttaaaaactcatatatacataaaaaatacataaaaataaaaaaagtagatTATGTGCTTTAGCTTAAGAAATGTACAAGAAGTGAGCTCTACCGCTGGTGAAAcaatgagaaataaataaaaatgtggatcAATACTGAAAGCAATCGCACCCTGATCCAACCGTTCAAAAGATATCTTGTGTAaagatattttgttatttttcttgcttttgtttttcctacTAATTTGTaagttttaggaaaagattgcggtttgggttaaaaacaaactgcatgcGAGCTACAAATCTGACAAAGTACTTTTTGTCAGTCTGTTTTAAAAGTGGTGAATGCGATAGTCTTGATTGGCCGGTAGAGTCTTGATTGGCCGGTAGAGTCTTGATTGGCCGGTAGAGTCTTGATTGGCCGGTAGCACCTAGCATGGTAGCCCCTTCCGTCAGCGTATGAATGTAAAATAGGACACCCAATTTTGGTTTTATTCCTAACGTTAAAAATGTTGTGCGATTAAGATCTCTTATTCTTCTGTCACATCTGTCAGGAGTGGGAAGCGACTATTAGACTTTGTTGATGATGGAAACGCTGAGGAATGTCGATGCTGAAGCTTGGAGATCGATTCAGGCCAATCGCGAGGGTCACTCACGGAACGGCCGATGGTTGAAAAGGAACCGGGCGATGATGCTAAGTGAAAACGACCCGGGCTGCTGTGTCTACGATAGGCTTTGGTGATGGGGTTGACGGGTGCCGGGTGACTGATCTGTCGGAAGAAGCCCGGCTTTGGCCTCCTGTTCTGGGGGAAGTTGGCAGATGTTGGAGGGCTGCTGTTGGGTGTGGCTGcaggagtttggagaaacactGGCTGGTCATTCTGGCAAACAACAGCAGTCAGCTGGGCTTCATTGTCGTTCCGTAGCTGGCGGATGGTATCGTCTTTCTCACGAAGCTGTGACTTGAGGTCAGCCACCTCCTTTGTGAGCTTCTCAATGGTGGCGTTTCTCGTGTTTTCAGCCTTTGCATCGGGCAGAAGCGACTCAATTTCAGAGGTTGGACTTTGATTTGACGGCGATGATGGCGAATTTGGTTCCCCAGCTGTGTGAAAGAAATGCACCGTTAGTGGGTCTTGACAATATGGCCGAAATCTTCTATCACGATATATGTCTTCTTATATCACGATAAcgatatatatcacaatatagcatgttttcatAGTctataagacaaaaacacacatatatatagagTAATCAGTTTGGTTGGGTATGCCCATAAGCAGAATCCTCATCAAGtcagattttctgagaaattgaagttagtatgtgcttgttattatcaatttggACAATGTGTGTACGATATCTCAATATATGTTAACATGATATCCATTAATCTTTTATTGTTAAGTTACTTGAGATCTTGGAATACGACAACAACACAAATCaattgtatcactccataaatcagaaaatagtgTCAACAaccattaaaaatatatattttctccatgttttagTACTAAGATGTTGtttaaatcaggctatgaatgatatctgaacaaacccctctgtgaaAAATtgcagaatatagagaggaatgaatctggatcagagtctgagaaaaaactcatttagagaaaacgacctttaaagatatgttttgtaaaatgacatacattttgaagataCTACAGGtgaatatggtaaaaaaaaaaaactaaaacatatcattatgaaacttcaccagatgATTACTTACACTAAGAAGATTTTTTATgcattacaagttttctgaaattttaagtttgaatatgcaaatgaggcattatctaatgttaacttttggtgaatttaggagaaatctactgacgcaaatagacaaagtagtaaaataaaacatctaaatgtgtattttggatgttttctttccactagtctgaaagaagacatgttatggaaagAAATGGAGTACATGAAAAACAGGCATGgtgagcagtttttttttcttaagttgCCAAATACAGTTTTGTCTTAGTTTTAGTGACTTACCAGATTTTTGACACTTCTTCCACAAAAAGACAGCTAATCCACATACAGCTAGTAGAAGTAAAACAGTCCCAACAGCGATGATGGCCGTTAGAACGCAGTAACAAC includes these proteins:
- the LOC129093699 gene encoding V-set and immunoglobulin domain-containing protein 2-like; its protein translation is MQLTPFCLMMSCIQVVPDRSQFFKYNTISLSCKDHLNSTGLKVKRKTSDGGVRVCGSGWGTSSSGSTCILQNTYPSDTGLYWCESGDGIRSNRINITIIDSTVLLLSPALPVSEGAAVTLRCQAEMRSPNHTFNFLKDNRLISSSATGEMTIQRASKSDEGLYICIIPGFGKSYSSWLNVEGSPPPSSSAPPTASCSFSVSRLMCHLLVGAPYLLSTILLGLIYRDRNRARTVAERRGSNDVIMEIDV